TGTAACTATATTTTTTTCCATAAGCATTTGTAAAGCTTCTGTCGTAAATGTACTTCCCTCTATTTTATTAGAATGGTAGATAAAATCATATTTTAATATTTCATTTAATGAATTATGAATACCCTTTGTTTCCTTTAATATTTGTAAAAATTTATTGTACATTTTTATAACTCCTATTCATTTAAAATAATTCATTATTATATATTATACCCTATACAATATTAAATAAAAACACATTTTCCATTTTATCCAAGTTTGTTTTAGGATCTATCGTATTGTTCAAGTAAGTATTTATCAAAAGTGTATTTACTTTTATAAATAACTATACTTCTTTTTTAAATTTAAATAACTTTCTAACACCACTAAAATTCTATAATAAAAAAACTAGCACTTGTAAAAATGCTAGTCTTATACATACTCTGAATAGTATACACAGAACTTATGTAAAAACACTATAAAAATCATTTGCCACAACATTTTTTATACTTTTTTCCACTTCCACATGGACAAAAATCATTGCGTCCAACTTTTTTAGAATGTCTTGTAAAATAACAACTTTCACGCCAGGCAATTTCAATGTTACCTATTATTTCATGATAAAATTTATTCCAAATATATTCTGGTAAGCCTCCGTTTTTAAGTGTGGTTTTTCCTTTAGAATTATAATCTACAAAACAAATAAAATTCTTATTGTTTGGCAATATCTCCTTATTTGTACGATAATCCTTTTTATAAACATTAATATATAAAGAATCTGCTTCCATTAAACCATGCTTTTGTTGTATTCTTGGTGATGGTGGATTTTTGATACCTTTTAGCCATTCAATTGCATTAGTAATAACTTCAAGAATTTCTTCCTTATTTTCAACATCTCCAATATATAAATGAGCTCTCAGCCGTTTTCGCTCCTGATTACTGACATCTTGTATATTATTTATTTTATATTTGTCAGTTGTGTAGTTTGGAAAACAAAAGTATTTTACTTCAGTTAAATCGACAACTTCAGTTGAAGGATCAAAAATAATGAAATCACCTCGCTCAATTACACTTTTTAATACAACATCAAAATTCTTTTCTTGGGTATACATATCAACAATTTCTTTATTTGTATACCGTATCCATCCAGTAAGCATTCTAGGATTGCTGAAAGAGAACATGTATTGCTCATATTCTTTGTAGTGATCAAAAACTAATATAGCCATTAATGTTGCAATTTGACCGATATAAGCTCTATCTGTATTTTGAATTTCTATATCAACATTCAATTGTTTGTTATTACCAATATCACTTATGCTACGACAATAAATACAAGGTATACTAAGTTGCATTGCAATTAAAGAAAAAGCTGGATAATCTCTTTTAACAGTATCAATATTTAATAATTCAATGTGTTTATTAATGAAAAGAGTCAATCCTAGCAAAACCCCGCTAGCTGTGTCGAATGCAGAATCTATCATATAATCAAATTCGTGTACAGATAACTCAAGACACTTAGAAACATGGTTTTCAATATAATAAAAACATAGTCTTTCACCAATTGCCTGCCTCTTTACTGCAACTTTTCCGTGATTTATTGCATTTCTTAAATTCACATTAATATTTTTTGCAATTTCTTCATATCCATTTTTATTAACTACTGCAACCAATTTACTGAGCGTATTTTGGGACGTATAATCTTTATTTATCGCTTTACCTGTCAAAAAAGCAATAACTCTTAAGAAGTTGGACAAACAACTTTCAAGAATTGCAGTATAAGTTGGTAATCTATACAGTAGTGTTTTTGTTTCTTGAGCTATATTAAAATTACGCAAATCTAATATTGTTTGAGAAATCTGTAAGTATGAATTATAACCCATTAAAAAATACTCAAAAATTGTTTCGTCAATTTCTAAATCGTTACTATGATTATTATATAAGTCTTCCAGTAATTTATATACTTGCCCACAAACAGATGTGTTCCAATATGAACAAGGCTCTGTTGTCACTATCTTATCCAAAAGATAGAGCATTTCATGACTTATTTCAGTAATACATAGATCTATATTTTTATCAATTTGATCCAATAACTTGTCTAAATCAAATTGAGAGTAAAACTTGGCTTTGCAATATTCTACAACCCAATTCACACCACCACCCCTTAAAAACTATATTTATAAATTTATACCAATCAGTGTAATATAAACTTTAAATAATCATAAAATTACTATTTATTAAAGCTCTAATACTTTTTACATTACAATATGCAAAAATTTTTTTGTTATAACCTTGTATAAACAGCTCTTCATTAATAATGGTTCTTTAATAATTTCTATACCTACATTAAAAAATTTATTTTAATAAACTCCATGTATCTTTTTAATATTTTTAAATATCTATATTAAATTCATCACCTTCAAATTTTTCACAGAGCCATTCCCATTGTTTAACTCGCTTTTCCATTTTTAATTTATTTATTGGATCTTTTATATAAATTACTTTTATTTGAGAAACCTGATTTATAATTAAGCATATATAATATCGCTCACCATACATATGAGCGGTAGTATATTCATTATTGGTTAAAGTAAAACTATCATTTTCACTATTTAGTGATTTTACCTCTATATATCTAATACTACCATTATTTTCAAAACTCTCAATATCATATCCTTTATTCTGCTTGCTTACATCAGTTGCTTTATTTCCAAATAAAAATTCTTCAATTTCAATGCATTGAATTTCTGCACTTCTCCATTTTGAAATGTTAATTTTAATACCTTTATTATTAGTACTATAAGTATTTGAATTAATATAATTGTTACTATTTGAAGATTTCTCTATTATATCTGCTAACGAGATTTGTTTTTGTTTTACCTCTTCAAATTTACGTAAATCAATTTTATAATTATCATAAAAATAATCAAGAGCCCCCTTGTAAACATTTTCATAAAATGTTTCTCTAAACGCTGTTGAAAATTCTATTTTTTTTGTTAATAAACCCCTTATATTTATGTATTCTTCTTGGTTACCTGGTAACCATATATTGTTAACATTTAATGACCTAATATTTTTTTGTGCAATTTCATTAATAAAATTAGCAAAAATCTTACCTAAAATATTATGAAGTGTTGATTGTCTTGCTAAATCCTTAGTAAAAAAACTCATTAACTCTTCTATAGAAAATTCATCATTACAAAATTTATTAATAAAATCATACATAAAGTTATCAATTTTTATTGAAGGTACTCTATCATTAAAATTATCTGTATTGTTAATTAAGATTCTATATTCATCTAATGATAAAAATTTAAGTGGCTTTTTTATACCTGAGACTGCAACGAAACTATCAGCCTTTGTTTTTATCATTGGTATTACTCTGATTAATTTATATAATTCTTCTTCAAAATAAATTGAAAATTTAGATAAAGAATTATTTGTAGTAATAATTTGCAAAATACTTGAATCCTTTTCTTCACCATTAAACACACTTTTGACAATCTCAATTATTAATTTTGCTACTGCATATAATATTTCTTCACACTGTTCATCAAAATTAATATGCTTTCTTGAAGGGTCTGTAGAAAAATGGCCATTAATTTTAAATGGAAACCCAAGTTTGTCTAAAGTAGGTAAAAAAACATGTAACACAGACTCGCTACCTGAACAAGGAATAAGTTTCTTTCCATCTGTTTTTAATGCTATTTGAAAAGAGTTTTCACTAGTACTACCATTATATACCCTCCACATATCCTTGTTTCCATTTCTTGCAATAGTAATATTAGTATCCTCTTTTGATACTTCTATAAATTCATTTACATCTTCTACAGAAACTTTAAATTCAGTAATGTTGTTTAAAAAAATGAAAATATCACTATCCAAATTCATTAACTCTTCTTTTAATACATTTATTTGTGGATTTTTAAATATAAATATTGTATTATATTTATTCTGTAATTTATTTACTATATTGTTAAACGTCAAATTTCTCCTAATTTAAACGTCAGTTTATTTCTATAATTATTGTACAATTTACGTCAAATTATTTCTACAAAATCACTTTATTTTTAATGAAAAATCATTTTGCACCTAAAAGAAAAAGGAGCTAGCGCTCCTTGTGATTTTAATGCAATGATATTTCATTGGCGGCAGCCATTATTATATCAGTATCGATTACGTTTTTTTCGTGCTGCGCACCTATTATTAAAGCTTTAGTTAATATCATATTTAAGCGTCTTATAGAGCCAGCACAACTTCTATATGCAGCCAAAACAGCATTGTTATCAAATATTTCTGGCGAAGCCCCTGCTAATGATAATCTAGAATTAATATATTCTAAAGCTTCAAGTTCAGAAAGTCCTCCAAAATTATAATTTATTATAATTCTTTGCTTTAATGCCTCATGTATCTGTTTTTCTAAGATATTATTTAACACAGGTTGTCCTATCAAAACTAAAGAAAAACAGTCCTTTGAATCCATGGAGAAGTTCATAAGTAGCTTTAAATCCTTTAAAATATCATTGTTTAGGTATTGTGCTTCATCCCAAACTAATATATAGTGCACACGTTTATCTGTACTCATACTTTCCATATAATCTTTTATACTCTTAAACATATCAGATTTACGAGAGGAAGGTTCAATTCCTAAGGAGATGCAAAATTGTCTATAGAACTCAGTAGTAGTTACAGTAGTAAAGCAAAGATATATAACTTTTGTCAAATTAGGGTTTACTTTTTTAGTAAAGCATCTTAAGGCAAAGGTTTTTCCACTGCCAGGAGAAGCTGTAAATAAGCCGATTCCCCTAGCTTCATTAAGATACTCAAGTCTTGATATCATCTCTTTTAGATCATTTGACATATAGGCATCTTTTTCTTTTATACCTTTTTCAAATGGATTCATTGTCATACCATAAAATTGTTTAAACATTTTTAAAACCATCCTTTGAATAATTTATAGTAAATGCATTCTTACGCTTAGTTTTACCATTTTCAACCTTATTTGTTTTTCTAATACTGTATTTAACATTTTCATAATATACATATGCATTATCCATATCATCAGGTAAATATCTTATTTCAATTTTTTGTCCTATAAATTGCATAGGTACATCATAGGATATTTTATCAATGCTTATTGTTGAGTCATTATTAACTCTTCGTTGTATGCGATTCATAAAGCAATTATCCAACCACTCACTATCAGCAGCTACTTTAACATGAGCTAAATCGCTTTTATATCTATCGATAGGACGTTGTGATGTAGCTGAATGTACTGTTACATTATGCTTGTTTATATATGCGAATAGCTCATCGTTTAGCTCCGCTAAGGAAGATATAGATTCTGTATCTAGAGCGTTTAGCCATCTACTTTTTAATGTTCTAAAGTTTCTTTCTACTTTTCCTTTGGATGCTCCATCCCTTACCATGGTGTGCAGTTCTACTATTCCAAGGGATCCACAGATAAGACTTAATTGTTCATTTTTATAAGGAGAACCGTTGTCCAAATAAAGTTTATTAGGTATGCCGTATCTAGCAATAGATTCTTTAAGTACCTTTTGAAAATTATAAGAGTTATCATTGTAAAAAAATCTTCCGCCAACGATAAGCCTTGATTTGTCATCAATTAGCATAATTAGATATGTTCTTTTACGTATGCCATTTTCAGTAATATACGGGCCATAACATGTATCACCTTGGTACATACCAGTTGCAAACTCTTCTTCAAAGGCTTTTCGATCTTTCATATTTATGCATCTAGCAGATTTAAGATCATTATTTTTTATAAATCTTTGAACTGTAGATAAGGATATGCTTTTTTCATTGATAAGGCCATCTTCGATAAGTTTATGATATATAAGAGTAGCATTAATTTTAGGAAATGTATTTTTTAGAATATATATCTGTTCTATGGCTACATCATTTAATTTTCTGGTTTTACCTATGTCGCTACGCGTCTTCGGTAGAAGGGCCTCAAAACCAAACCTATTATAATCTGATTCCCAATTAGATAGTGTTCCAGGACTATACAAAACTGACTTACCGTTAGGTAATTTTACAGGAGTAGTTGCAACACGCCTATAATAAGCAATTTTGGAGCTTTCGGTATAAGTGTTATTTATAGCTGGAGCTATTAGGGCTAGTCTAATAGAAGCTATTTCAATCATTTCTTTGTTATTCATTTCAACATCACCTCTATAAAAATGCTATCATGGAGAAATTATAATATCCATTATCGTATTGAGTGGTATATATAAAATAAAATTAAAAGCATATAGCTATAGCTTAATTATGATGTTCCTTGAAAAAAGGATAATCCATTTCTATTAAAAAAGTTTGTTATAAAGGTTTCAATTTCAATAAAGGTACTATTTATAACACGTTGTATAAAACTTAAGTTAGAAATAAGCCTGTCTTGTAAAAGTCCAAGCCATAGTTGTTTATGTTCTTTGAATTTATTTAAAATTCGATAGAATGTAGATATTGCTATACAGTAATGTTCACACATAGCTTCTACAGAGGTAAATTTATGTACAAGATAATCATGAATAATAGACACAGTAAATTTAAAGCTAAATGACATGTAGGGCACAATTACCGAAGGTAGGATAGCATGAGTATGTCCGCATGACGGGCAAATATATCTATTGATAGTTATTATATTATCGT
The DNA window shown above is from Haloimpatiens massiliensis and carries:
- a CDS encoding DUF6431 domain-containing protein codes for the protein MIRLFSQLCKCFKQISFENEINIFEEYMKTVNSEALVCPFCGSKHDLSLFASYKRHLVTYDNNEVHDNIITINRYICPSCGHTHAILPSVIVPYMSFSFKFTVSIIHDYLVHKFTSVEAMCEHYCIAISTFYRILNKFKEHKQLWLGLLQDRLISNLSFIQRVINSTFIEIETFITNFFNRNGLSFFQGTS
- a CDS encoding ExeA family protein, with amino-acid sequence MFKQFYGMTMNPFEKGIKEKDAYMSNDLKEMISRLEYLNEARGIGLFTASPGSGKTFALRCFTKKVNPNLTKVIYLCFTTVTTTEFYRQFCISLGIEPSSRKSDMFKSIKDYMESMSTDKRVHYILVWDEAQYLNNDILKDLKLLMNFSMDSKDCFSLVLIGQPVLNNILEKQIHEALKQRIIINYNFGGLSELEALEYINSRLSLAGASPEIFDNNAVLAAYRSCAGSIRRLNMILTKALIIGAQHEKNVIDTDIIMAAANEISLH
- a CDS encoding DDE-type integrase/transposase/recombinase; its protein translation is MNNKEMIEIASIRLALIAPAINNTYTESSKIAYYRRVATTPVKLPNGKSVLYSPGTLSNWESDYNRFGFEALLPKTRSDIGKTRKLNDVAIEQIYILKNTFPKINATLIYHKLIEDGLINEKSISLSTVQRFIKNNDLKSARCINMKDRKAFEEEFATGMYQGDTCYGPYITENGIRKRTYLIMLIDDKSRLIVGGRFFYNDNSYNFQKVLKESIARYGIPNKLYLDNGSPYKNEQLSLICGSLGIVELHTMVRDGASKGKVERNFRTLKSRWLNALDTESISSLAELNDELFAYINKHNVTVHSATSQRPIDRYKSDLAHVKVAADSEWLDNCFMNRIQRRVNNDSTISIDKISYDVPMQFIGQKIEIRYLPDDMDNAYVYYENVKYSIRKTNKVENGKTKRKNAFTINYSKDGFKNV
- a CDS encoding DUF3883 domain-containing protein, with amino-acid sequence MTFNNIVNKLQNKYNTIFIFKNPQINVLKEELMNLDSDIFIFLNNITEFKVSVEDVNEFIEVSKEDTNITIARNGNKDMWRVYNGSTSENSFQIALKTDGKKLIPCSGSESVLHVFLPTLDKLGFPFKINGHFSTDPSRKHINFDEQCEEILYAVAKLIIEIVKSVFNGEEKDSSILQIITTNNSLSKFSIYFEEELYKLIRVIPMIKTKADSFVAVSGIKKPLKFLSLDEYRILINNTDNFNDRVPSIKIDNFMYDFINKFCNDEFSIEELMSFFTKDLARQSTLHNILGKIFANFINEIAQKNIRSLNVNNIWLPGNQEEYINIRGLLTKKIEFSTAFRETFYENVYKGALDYFYDNYKIDLRKFEEVKQKQISLADIIEKSSNSNNYINSNTYSTNNKGIKINISKWRSAEIQCIEIEEFLFGNKATDVSKQNKGYDIESFENNGSIRYIEVKSLNSENDSFTLTNNEYTTAHMYGERYYICLIINQVSQIKVIYIKDPINKLKMEKRVKQWEWLCEKFEGDEFNIDI
- a CDS encoding SEC-C metal-binding domain-containing protein → MNWVVEYCKAKFYSQFDLDKLLDQIDKNIDLCITEISHEMLYLLDKIVTTEPCSYWNTSVCGQVYKLLEDLYNNHSNDLEIDETIFEYFLMGYNSYLQISQTILDLRNFNIAQETKTLLYRLPTYTAILESCLSNFLRVIAFLTGKAINKDYTSQNTLSKLVAVVNKNGYEEIAKNINVNLRNAINHGKVAVKRQAIGERLCFYYIENHVSKCLELSVHEFDYMIDSAFDTASGVLLGLTLFINKHIELLNIDTVKRDYPAFSLIAMQLSIPCIYCRSISDIGNNKQLNVDIEIQNTDRAYIGQIATLMAILVFDHYKEYEQYMFSFSNPRMLTGWIRYTNKEIVDMYTQEKNFDVVLKSVIERGDFIIFDPSTEVVDLTEVKYFCFPNYTTDKYKINNIQDVSNQERKRLRAHLYIGDVENKEEILEVITNAIEWLKGIKNPPSPRIQQKHGLMEADSLYINVYKKDYRTNKEILPNNKNFICFVDYNSKGKTTLKNGGLPEYIWNKFYHEIIGNIEIAWRESCYFTRHSKKVGRNDFCPCGSGKKYKKCCGK